Below is a window of Cupriavidus sp. MP-37 DNA.
GCGAACGCGCCATCAGCGAAGGCCAGGCCTACGCCAACGACATCATCCCGCGCGCCAAGGGTACCGCGGCGCGCCTGAAGGAAGAATCCGAAGCCTATCGCTCCCGCGTGGTGGCGCAGGCCGAGGGCGATGCGTCGCGCTTCCGTTCGGTGCAGGCGGAATACGCCAAGGCGCCGCAGGTGACGCGCGACCGTATCTATCTGGAGACCATGCAGCAGATCTACACCAATTCGACCAAAGTGCTGGTCGACGCGCGCCAGGGCAACAACCTGCTCTACCTGCCGCTGGACAAGCTGATGGCGCAGGCCGAGGGCCGCGCCACGCCGCAGCCGGGCCAGCCTGGCGCGGCGGGCACGCCGGCGCCCGCGCCGGATGCCTCGACGGACAACCGGTCGCGCGAAGCGCTGCGCAACCGCGACCGCGACTCGCGCTGAGGAGACCGTCATGAACCGACTGATTTCCTTCGCGATCGGCTTTTTCATCCTGCTGGCCGTGGTCTCGTCCATGCTGTTCGTGGTCGACCAGCGCCAGTACGCCGTGGTGTTCGCCTTCGGCCAGATCAAGGAAGTGGTGCGTGAGCCCGGGCTGCATTTCAAGCTGCCACCTCCTTTCCAGAACGTGGTGTTCATGGACCGCCGCCTGCAGACCATCGACGTCGCCGCCAACGAGCGTTTCCTGACCGCCGAGAAGAAGAGCATGGTGGTGGACTGGTTCGTCAAATGGCGCATCACCGATCCGCGCAAGTTCTTCGTTGCCTTCGGCGGCAACCTGCGCGGCGCGCAGGACCGCATGACGCAGCGCATCGACTCGGTGGCGCGCGAAGAATTCGGCAAGCGCACCGTCGCCGACGTGGTCGCCGGCGAGCGCGAGCAGGTGATGCAGGCCATCCGCAACGGCATGAGCGAGTACGCCAAGTCGGTCGGTGTCGAGATCCTCGACGTGCGCCTGAAGCGCGTCGACCTGCTGCCGGCCATCAGCGAATCGGTGTATCGCCGCATGGAGGCCGAGCGCAAGCGCGTGGCCAACGAGCTGCGCTCCACCGGCGCCGCCGAGGGCGAGAAGATCCGCGCCGACGCCGACCGCCAGCGCGAAGTGGTGCTGGCCGAGGCCTATCGCGACGCGCAAAAGATCAAGGGCGAGGGCGATGCCAAGGCGTCGCAGATCTATGGTGAGGCGTTCGGCCGCGATCCGCAGTTTGCGCAGTTCTGGCGCAGCATGGAGGCCTACCGCAACACCTTCCGCGACAAGCGCGACGTGCTGGTGCTGGAGCCCAATTCCGAGTTCTTCCGCTACATGCGCTCCAGCGGCGGCGGCGCCGCGGGCGCGGCCGCCGGCAATGGCGGAGGCAAGCGCTAGCACCGTCGCTTGTCCGTGTGGCGAATTGACGAAACCCCGGCTTGCCGGGGTTTTGTCCGGCTGGAGCCGTCGCCGCGGAGTGATGGCGCGGGCGCGCGGTGCCCGCACCCTGGTTTTGCCGGGCGAGCCCGGTCCCTGCAGGCGCTGCGCCGGCAGGCAACTGAATGACTGAGAAGAGATTCACCATGTCCAACCATTGGCTGCTGCCAGAAAACATTGCCGACGTGCTGCCGTCGGAAGCGCGCAAGATCGAAGAGCTGCGCCGCCGCATGCTGGACCTGTTCCGCACCTACGGCTACGAGCTGGTGATGCCGCCGATGCTGGAATACCTCGAGTCGCTGCTGACCGGTACCGGCCATGACCTCGACCTGCGCACGCTCAAGCTGGTCGACCAGCTGTCGGGCCGCACCATGGGGCTGCGCGCCGATATCACGCCGCAGGTGGCGCGCATCGATGCCCACCTGCTGAACCGGCCGGGCGTGACCCGGCTGTGCTATGCGGGCAACGTGCTGCACGCGCGCCCGGCGGGTTTCCACGCCACCCGCGAGCCGATCCAGGTCGGTGCCGAAATCTACGGCCATGCCGGCCTGGAAGCCGACGTCGAGATCCAGGAACTGATGCTGGCCGCGCTGACCGCGGCGGGCCTGTCGGATATCCGTATCGACCTGTGCCACGCGGGCATCCTCGAAGCGTTGCTGGCCGGCCTGCCGTCGATCCGCAAGATCGAGGACGCATTGTTTGCCGCGCTCGAAACCAAGGACGTGCCGGCCCTGCGCGAGCTGACCGCCGGCATGCCGCAGACCGAGCGCGACGCGCTGCTGGCGCTGCCGACGC
It encodes the following:
- a CDS encoding ATP phosphoribosyltransferase regulatory subunit gives rise to the protein MSNHWLLPENIADVLPSEARKIEELRRRMLDLFRTYGYELVMPPMLEYLESLLTGTGHDLDLRTLKLVDQLSGRTMGLRADITPQVARIDAHLLNRPGVTRLCYAGNVLHARPAGFHATREPIQVGAEIYGHAGLEADVEIQELMLAALTAAGLSDIRIDLCHAGILEALLAGLPSIRKIEDALFAALETKDVPALRELTAGMPQTERDALLALPTLYGGVEVIERARATLPASPAIGRALDELAALAVQVRGASVNIDLSDLRGYHYHSGVMFAAYVAGLPNYVARGGRYDKVGEAFGRARPATGFSLDLREVAALSPVEVRALAIFAPWDADPALRAAIAALRASGEIVIQSLPGHTHELDEFNCDRQLVRKDAGWAVVPR
- the hflC gene encoding protease modulator HflC, translating into MNRLISFAIGFFILLAVVSSMLFVVDQRQYAVVFAFGQIKEVVREPGLHFKLPPPFQNVVFMDRRLQTIDVAANERFLTAEKKSMVVDWFVKWRITDPRKFFVAFGGNLRGAQDRMTQRIDSVAREEFGKRTVADVVAGEREQVMQAIRNGMSEYAKSVGVEILDVRLKRVDLLPAISESVYRRMEAERKRVANELRSTGAAEGEKIRADADRQREVVLAEAYRDAQKIKGEGDAKASQIYGEAFGRDPQFAQFWRSMEAYRNTFRDKRDVLVLEPNSEFFRYMRSSGGGAAGAAAGNGGGKR